Proteins from one Chroococcidiopsis sp. CCMEE 29 genomic window:
- a CDS encoding FAD-dependent oxidoreductase, with the protein MYGGEDVKSYDYDLFVIGAEPGGIDPLKPNIPGIEHAITSREMFQLQQLPKRLVIVGGGYIGGEFSSMMIIAAQLGRIFLQAATVGIAESKAREQFGESVQCYRTQFEPLFHSITQQNEQAMIKLVVDGDSKRVLGAHMVGGHVADVIQSLAVAIRKGITKQDIDETIGIHPTTGEEFLTLD; encoded by the coding sequence ATTTACGGCGGTGAGGATGTCAAGTCTTATGATTACGACCTATTTGTGATTGGTGCTGAACCTGGGGGAATAGACCCACTCAAGCCAAATATCCCAGGAATAGAACACGCCATTACTTCCCGTGAGATGTTTCAACTTCAGCAGTTGCCCAAGCGGCTGGTGATTGTTGGTGGTGGCTATATCGGTGGGGAATTCTCTAGCATGATGATTATAGCCGCACAACTGGGGCGAATATTTTTGCAAGCAGCTACAGTAGGGATAGCGGAAAGTAAGGCACGGGAACAATTTGGCGAATCTGTGCAATGCTACCGCACTCAGTTTGAACCGCTGTTCCACAGCATCACTCAACAAAATGAGCAAGCAATGATCAAGTTAGTTGTGGATGGTGACTCCAAGCGAGTGCTGGGTGCTCATATGGTGGGGGGACACGTAGCTGATGTTATTCAAAGTCTTGCGGTTGCAATTAGAAAGGGAATCACCAAACAAGACATTGATGAGACGATTGGCATTCACCCAACAACCGGAGAGGAGTTTCTTACGTTAGATTAA